In Luteitalea sp. TBR-22, one genomic interval encodes:
- a CDS encoding S41 family peptidase, giving the protein MTHVYRTFRAALTGGVLLAALSTCSAPAHAQTRLLRFPAIHGDRVAFTYAGDLWVAPVAGGTATRLTAHPGMEVFARFSPDGKWIAFTGQYDGDEQVYVVPSTGGEPRQLTYYPARGPLTPRWGWDNQVYGWTPDGKNILFRSMRDSWTLGLNRLYTVPAAGGPAEPLPMPESGAGDYSPDGTRVVYSPLFRDFRPEKRYGGGMANDLFVFDLKSNDAKRILDHPRADRDPMWIDGTIYFTSDRDGTFNLYAYDVASAKVAPLTTSRTWDVRWPSSDKRQRIVYELNGELQVIDVKTGRSTPIAITVPTDGTWKRPSRVPAAGQIEDFELSPKGERALFVARGDVFTVPIEKGPTRNLTMSSGAHDKWARWSPDGSRIAFISDRSGEDELYAVAQDGSGQPEQLTSNGATMRYQPEWAPDGKRIAFSDRDGKVFVYAFDTRAVTEVADAPRGQVRDYTWSPRGNHLAFSMTGANGVSAVHVWSAGDGQRRQVTDGLFNAENPAWDPDGDYLFYLSDRDYAPFISSVEFNFATNRTTGIFALALRKGVKHPFPPESDEVTLSKLEAAAVTPKAEVAGAGATSAAAPSPMPGAPPSPTLAIDFEGLGSRVARVPLDGDNYVGLTAKKGHLIYVVGAGFYYGRQSERKPSVRLYSLKDRKETTLVDDAQGYALSSDGSKVLVRGPGGYTLHDATPAGANARKPVSTAGLVVDRVPTEEWRQIFHEVWRQYRDWFYVPNMHGFDWVAIRKQYEPWLAHVAHRSDLNYLISEMVSELTVQHAYIEGGDFTMPPRPGVALPGARLALDKASGRYRLAKIFAGQNEEPTYRAPLTEIGVDVKVGDYVLAIDGEALRADEDPYRLLRNKAGRPVELTVNTSASLEGARKVTFNPIASESDLIYLDWVQGNRARVDRLSNGRIGYLHIPDMGAPGLREFIKWYYPQLRKEGLIVDVRANGGGNVSRMLIERLRRTLLGVNYGRVDEEGSPYPDGVFIGPKAAILNENSSSDGDIFPYMFREAGLGPLIGRRSWGGVVGISPRGPLIDGGVVSVPLSGLASAKGAWVIEGYGVDPDIDVENDPKSVIEGKDPQLERAVAEVMKKLQTPVALPKKPAPPVKVERR; this is encoded by the coding sequence GTGACCCACGTGTATCGAACGTTCCGCGCGGCGCTGACGGGCGGCGTGCTTCTGGCGGCGCTGTCGACGTGCAGCGCGCCGGCCCACGCGCAGACTCGCCTGCTCCGCTTCCCGGCCATCCATGGCGACCGGGTCGCCTTCACGTACGCCGGCGACCTCTGGGTGGCGCCGGTGGCGGGCGGCACGGCCACGCGACTCACCGCCCATCCGGGCATGGAGGTGTTCGCGCGGTTCTCGCCCGACGGCAAGTGGATCGCCTTCACCGGCCAGTACGACGGCGACGAGCAGGTCTACGTGGTGCCGTCCACGGGCGGCGAGCCGAGGCAGCTCACCTACTACCCGGCGCGTGGCCCGCTCACGCCACGCTGGGGCTGGGACAACCAGGTCTACGGCTGGACGCCCGACGGCAAGAACATCCTCTTCCGCTCCATGCGCGACTCGTGGACGCTCGGGCTCAACCGGCTGTACACCGTGCCCGCAGCAGGTGGCCCCGCCGAGCCCTTGCCGATGCCCGAGTCGGGCGCCGGTGACTACTCGCCCGACGGCACCCGCGTCGTCTACTCGCCGTTGTTCCGGGACTTCCGGCCCGAGAAGCGGTACGGCGGCGGCATGGCCAACGACCTGTTCGTCTTCGACCTGAAGTCCAACGACGCGAAGCGCATCCTCGACCACCCGCGCGCCGACCGTGACCCGATGTGGATCGACGGCACGATCTACTTCACCTCCGACCGCGACGGCACCTTCAACCTCTACGCCTACGACGTGGCCTCCGCGAAGGTGGCGCCGCTCACGACCAGCCGCACCTGGGACGTCCGCTGGCCCAGCTCCGACAAGCGCCAGCGCATCGTCTACGAACTGAACGGCGAGTTGCAGGTGATCGACGTGAAGACGGGACGGAGCACGCCGATCGCGATCACGGTGCCGACCGACGGCACGTGGAAACGCCCCTCACGCGTCCCGGCGGCCGGGCAGATCGAGGACTTCGAGCTGTCGCCGAAGGGAGAGCGGGCCCTGTTCGTCGCGCGCGGCGACGTGTTCACCGTGCCGATCGAGAAGGGGCCGACGCGCAACCTGACGATGTCGTCGGGGGCGCACGACAAGTGGGCGCGATGGTCGCCCGACGGGTCGCGCATCGCGTTCATCTCCGATCGCAGCGGCGAGGACGAGCTGTACGCGGTCGCGCAGGACGGCTCCGGGCAGCCGGAGCAGCTCACGAGCAACGGCGCGACGATGCGCTACCAGCCGGAGTGGGCTCCCGACGGCAAGCGGATCGCGTTCAGCGACCGCGACGGGAAGGTGTTCGTCTACGCGTTCGACACCAGGGCCGTGACCGAGGTGGCCGACGCGCCGCGCGGGCAGGTGCGTGACTACACGTGGTCGCCGCGCGGCAACCACCTCGCCTTCAGCATGACCGGCGCCAACGGCGTGAGCGCCGTGCACGTGTGGAGCGCCGGCGACGGGCAGCGCCGCCAGGTGACCGACGGCCTGTTCAACGCCGAGAACCCGGCCTGGGATCCCGACGGCGACTACCTGTTCTACCTGAGCGATCGCGACTACGCGCCGTTCATCTCGTCGGTGGAGTTCAACTTCGCGACCAACCGCACCACCGGCATCTTCGCGCTGGCCCTCCGCAAGGGCGTCAAGCATCCGTTCCCGCCGGAGAGCGACGAGGTCACCCTGTCGAAGCTGGAGGCCGCCGCCGTGACGCCGAAGGCCGAGGTCGCCGGGGCGGGCGCGACGTCGGCCGCGGCTCCGTCCCCGATGCCCGGGGCGCCCCCGTCGCCGACGCTGGCCATCGATTTCGAGGGCCTCGGTTCACGTGTGGCGCGCGTGCCGCTCGACGGCGACAACTACGTCGGGCTCACCGCGAAGAAGGGCCACCTGATCTACGTCGTCGGCGCGGGCTTCTACTACGGGCGGCAGAGCGAGCGGAAGCCGTCGGTGCGCCTGTACTCGCTCAAGGACCGGAAGGAGACCACGCTGGTCGACGACGCGCAGGGCTATGCGCTCTCGTCGGACGGGTCCAAGGTCCTCGTGCGCGGCCCGGGAGGCTACACCTTGCACGACGCCACGCCGGCAGGCGCCAACGCGCGCAAGCCCGTGTCGACGGCCGGACTCGTGGTCGATCGCGTGCCCACCGAGGAGTGGCGGCAGATCTTCCACGAGGTGTGGCGGCAGTATCGCGACTGGTTCTACGTGCCCAACATGCACGGGTTCGACTGGGTGGCCATCCGCAAGCAGTACGAGCCGTGGCTCGCGCACGTCGCGCACCGGTCCGACCTCAACTACCTGATCAGCGAGATGGTGTCGGAGCTCACCGTGCAGCACGCCTACATCGAGGGCGGTGACTTCACGATGCCGCCTCGCCCGGGCGTGGCGTTGCCGGGCGCGAGGCTGGCACTCGACAAGGCCTCGGGACGCTACCGTCTCGCGAAGATCTTCGCGGGCCAGAACGAGGAGCCCACCTACCGGGCGCCGCTCACCGAGATCGGCGTCGACGTGAAGGTCGGCGACTACGTGCTGGCGATTGACGGAGAGGCGCTCCGCGCCGACGAGGATCCGTACCGGCTGCTCCGCAACAAGGCGGGTCGGCCCGTCGAGCTCACGGTCAACACGTCAGCCTCCCTCGAGGGCGCGAGGAAGGTCACCTTCAACCCGATCGCTTCCGAGAGTGACCTCATCTACCTGGACTGGGTGCAGGGCAACCGGGCGCGCGTCGACCGGCTGTCGAATGGTCGCATCGGGTACCTCCACATCCCCGACATGGGAGCGCCCGGGCTGCGCGAGTTCATCAAGTGGTACTACCCGCAGCTCCGCAAGGAAGGCCTGATCGTCGACGTGCGTGCCAACGGCGGCGGCAACGTCTCGCGGATGCTCATCGAGCGCCTGCGGCGGACGCTGCTCGGCGTCAATTACGGGCGGGTGGACGAGGAAGGCAGTCCGTATCCCGACGGCGTGTTCATCGGGCCGAAGGCGGCGATCCTCAACGAGAACTCGTCGAGCGACGGCGACATCTTCCCGTACATGTTCCGCGAGGCCGGGCTCGGGCCGCTCATCGGCCGCCGGTCGTGGGGCGGCGTCGTCGGCATCTCGCCGCGCGGGCCGCTGATCGACGGCGGCGTGGTGTCGGTGCCGCTGTCGGGCCTGGCCAGCGCCAAGGGCGCCTGGGTGATCGAGGGCTACGGCGTCGATCCGGACATCGACGTCGAGAACGACCCGAAGTCGGTGATCGAAGGCAAGGACCCGCAACTCGAACGGGCAGTCGCCGAGGTCATGAAGAAGCTGCAGACGCCCGTGGCGCTGCCGAAGAAGCCGGCGCCGCCAGTGAAGGTCGAGCGGCGCTGA
- a CDS encoding helix-turn-helix domain-containing protein, translating to MVSPVAPNVEPVPFRALLRTWRQRRRLSQLALALETGVSQRHLSFLESGRAAPSRAMVLQLGEALDVPLRVRNEWLVAAGFAPIYRARTLDDPQMRQVHTAVRLMLANHEPFPAVAIDRTWTIRLSNASFDRLVDLVGPGLWERVGGPSRNLMRLFFHREGLRPFVANWREIAPLLWQRAQREAAAADGADMQAVLAELAPHVDAETRTASEDSSLLPVLPLVLERDGVRLSLFTVIATFGTPQDVTTDELRVESLFPADEPTAGALRSLASTAHTDAWRS from the coding sequence GTGGTGTCGCCTGTTGCCCCGAACGTCGAGCCGGTGCCGTTCCGCGCGCTGCTCCGCACCTGGCGGCAGCGGCGTCGCCTGTCGCAGCTGGCCCTGGCGCTCGAGACGGGCGTCTCGCAGCGGCACCTGAGCTTCCTCGAGTCGGGACGTGCCGCGCCGAGTCGCGCCATGGTGCTGCAACTGGGCGAGGCCCTGGACGTGCCCCTGCGGGTCCGCAACGAGTGGCTCGTCGCGGCCGGCTTCGCGCCGATCTACCGTGCCCGCACGCTCGACGATCCGCAGATGCGGCAGGTGCACACCGCCGTCCGGTTGATGCTGGCCAACCACGAGCCGTTTCCTGCCGTCGCCATCGACCGCACCTGGACCATCCGCCTGTCCAATGCGTCGTTCGACCGCCTGGTCGATCTGGTCGGCCCCGGACTCTGGGAACGCGTCGGTGGTCCCTCACGCAACCTGATGCGGCTGTTCTTCCATCGCGAGGGCCTGCGGCCCTTTGTCGCGAACTGGCGCGAGATCGCGCCGCTCCTCTGGCAACGCGCCCAGCGGGAAGCGGCCGCCGCCGATGGCGCCGACATGCAGGCAGTGCTCGCGGAGCTGGCGCCGCACGTCGACGCGGAGACCCGGACGGCATCCGAGGACTCGTCGCTGCTGCCCGTGCTGCCGCTCGTGCTCGAGCGCGACGGCGTCCGCCTGTCCCTCTTCACGGTCATCGCGACCTTCGGCACGCCGCAGGACGTGACGACCGACGAACTGCGGGTCGAGAGCCTGTTCCCGGCCGACGAGCCGACCGCCGGCGCGCTCAGGAGTCTCGCCTCGACGGCGCACACGGACGCATGGCGTTCCTGA
- a CDS encoding YqjF family protein — MAFLTARWESLVLLNYRCPASLLAPLVPRGTILDTLDGEALVSLVGFMFADTRLLGLPVPFHRTFEEVNLRFYVRREGREVRRAVVFVRELVPRAAIATVARVVYNEPYLAVPMRHDVALAPDTGGTVRYGWRHGGADFEIGATASGAAAPLVPGSEAEFITEHYWGYTRQRDGRTLEYQVEHPSWRVWTAERSWFTGPAGSLYGPAFAGVLAQPPRSAFIAVGSAIEVHRGRLLP, encoded by the coding sequence ATGGCGTTCCTGACCGCACGCTGGGAGAGCCTCGTGCTCCTCAACTACCGCTGCCCGGCCTCGCTCCTCGCGCCGCTCGTGCCTCGCGGGACGATCCTCGACACCTTGGACGGCGAGGCGCTCGTCAGCCTGGTCGGGTTCATGTTCGCCGACACTCGCCTGCTCGGCCTGCCCGTGCCCTTCCATCGCACGTTCGAGGAGGTCAACCTCCGGTTCTACGTGCGCCGCGAAGGGCGGGAGGTCCGTCGCGCGGTGGTATTCGTGCGGGAGCTCGTGCCGCGTGCCGCGATCGCGACGGTCGCCCGCGTCGTGTACAACGAGCCCTACCTGGCGGTGCCGATGCGGCACGACGTCGCCCTCGCCCCGGACACGGGCGGCACGGTGCGGTACGGCTGGCGCCACGGCGGGGCCGACTTCGAGATCGGCGCGACGGCGAGTGGCGCGGCGGCGCCGCTCGTGCCTGGCTCGGAGGCCGAGTTCATCACCGAGCATTACTGGGGCTACACGCGGCAGCGCGATGGCCGCACGCTGGAGTACCAGGTGGAGCATCCCTCGTGGCGCGTCTGGACCGCCGAGCGCAGCTGGTTCACAGGCCCGGCCGGGTCACTGTACGGCCCGGCCTTCGCCGGTGTGCTCGCGCAGCCCCCGCGTTCGGCCTTCATTGCCGTCGGCTCCGCCATTGAAGTCCACAGGGGCCGCCTCCTCCCCTGA
- a CDS encoding Ig domain-containing protein yields MSSTTMGTRGTTLRTWLAAAVCVAAGAGAAQAQPYAVREGSVTGGGGTSSGGGFTAYGALAPTASNASSGGGFTVEGGPLTDPAIVLAPPTITTILPQQTTASVAVQVTFIIGDAETPPTALTLQASADAPALVPPTGLALTGTGTSRTLTITPLAGQSGSTRITVTVTDGDGLKASTTFTLDVAAPPTYTSFLAEGATSSFFDTRLAILNPGDADTMASLSFLRNGQPPVPLGVAVPARTRVTIWPKTLPALAEAEFSTVVTSDVPLVVDRTMTWGAGNYGAHAETATSSPSAVWYLAEGATHNGFALFYLLQNPSDAATSVRVRYLRAAGGPLEKVYPLPARSRTNIWVNVEEFPGLGKALAAAEVSAVIESLDATPFIVERAMYRSTPERTFDAGHESMAVPAPATRWFLAEGATGPYFDEFVLIANPTSIDATVELTYLLDTGQSYGKTITAPANARTTVWVDNETFPGIPGTPLGNVAVSTTVASTNGVPLVVERAMWWPGDSTSWQEAHNSSGAVHTGTLWALAEGETGGPNATETYVLVANTSATAGTARVTVLFEDGTPAVTGNFPLAPRSRTDVVPAVHFPATAGKRFSMLVESIGDTPAQIVVERAMYSNAGGVTWAAGTNALATRLR; encoded by the coding sequence GTGTCATCCACCACCATGGGGACGCGCGGCACCACCCTCCGGACCTGGCTTGCCGCCGCAGTGTGCGTGGCCGCGGGCGCCGGCGCGGCACAGGCGCAGCCCTACGCCGTGCGCGAAGGCTCGGTCACGGGTGGCGGCGGCACCTCCAGCGGCGGCGGCTTCACTGCGTACGGCGCGCTGGCCCCGACCGCGTCGAACGCGTCGTCGGGTGGCGGCTTCACGGTCGAGGGCGGACCGCTCACCGACCCGGCCATCGTCCTGGCGCCGCCCACCATCACGACCATCCTTCCGCAGCAGACGACGGCCAGCGTCGCGGTGCAGGTGACGTTCATCATCGGCGACGCCGAGACACCCCCCACCGCCCTCACGCTCCAGGCGAGCGCGGACGCCCCCGCGCTGGTCCCTCCCACCGGACTGGCCCTGACCGGCACGGGGACGAGCCGCACGCTCACCATCACGCCGCTTGCGGGGCAGTCAGGCAGCACGCGCATCACCGTGACGGTGACCGACGGCGACGGCCTGAAGGCGAGCACGACCTTCACGCTCGACGTCGCCGCGCCGCCGACCTACACGTCGTTTCTCGCCGAGGGCGCCACGTCGTCGTTCTTCGACACGCGCCTGGCCATCCTCAACCCCGGCGACGCGGACACGATGGCGTCGCTCTCGTTCCTGAGGAACGGTCAGCCGCCCGTGCCGCTCGGCGTGGCCGTGCCGGCGAGGACACGGGTGACGATCTGGCCAAAGACGCTGCCGGCCCTGGCCGAGGCGGAGTTCTCGACGGTGGTCACCTCCGACGTGCCGCTGGTGGTCGATCGGACGATGACGTGGGGAGCCGGCAACTACGGCGCCCACGCCGAAACGGCAACGTCGTCGCCCTCGGCGGTGTGGTACCTGGCCGAAGGCGCCACGCACAACGGCTTCGCGCTGTTCTACCTGCTCCAGAACCCGTCGGACGCCGCCACGTCTGTCCGCGTGCGCTACCTGCGCGCTGCCGGAGGTCCACTCGAGAAGGTGTACCCGCTGCCGGCGCGCTCCCGTACCAACATCTGGGTCAACGTGGAGGAGTTCCCGGGACTCGGCAAGGCCCTGGCCGCCGCAGAGGTCAGCGCGGTAATCGAGTCGCTCGACGCCACGCCGTTCATCGTCGAGCGGGCGATGTACCGGTCCACGCCCGAGCGTACCTTCGACGCCGGGCACGAGTCGATGGCCGTGCCCGCGCCCGCCACGCGCTGGTTCCTGGCCGAGGGCGCCACCGGCCCGTACTTCGATGAGTTCGTGCTGATCGCCAACCCGACGAGCATCGACGCCACCGTCGAACTCACGTACCTGCTCGACACGGGCCAGAGCTACGGCAAGACCATCACGGCGCCGGCCAATGCGCGGACCACCGTGTGGGTCGACAACGAGACGTTCCCCGGCATCCCGGGCACGCCCCTGGGCAACGTCGCCGTGTCGACGACAGTGGCGTCGACCAACGGTGTTCCGCTGGTGGTGGAGCGGGCGATGTGGTGGCCCGGCGACTCCACGTCGTGGCAGGAGGCGCACAACTCGAGCGGGGCCGTCCACACGGGTACGCTGTGGGCACTGGCCGAGGGCGAGACCGGTGGCCCCAACGCCACCGAGACGTACGTGCTGGTCGCCAACACGTCGGCCACGGCAGGCACGGCGCGCGTCACCGTGCTGTTCGAGGACGGCACACCTGCGGTCACGGGGAACTTCCCTCTGGCGCCGCGGAGTCGCACCGACGTGGTGCCCGCCGTGCACTTCCCGGCCACCGCCGGCAAGCGCTTCAGCATGCTCGTCGAGAGCATCGGCGACACGCCGGCGCAGATCGTCGTCGAGCGCGCGATGTACAGCAACGCGGGCGGCGTGACGTGGGCGGCCGGCACCAACGCGCTGGCCACGCGACTCCGCTAG
- a CDS encoding alpha-N-arabinofuranosidase — MSALFSPRGPRRLARASSIVLTAAVVALVGITTRAQQAPIAITLDAARPGPTLNRHLFGQFAEHLGKGIYEGIWVGPDSSIPNTRGIRNDVVAALKALKVPNVRWPGGCFADEYHWRKGIGPLKDRPVTLNPNWGGVTEPNTFGTHEFLDFVEQIGADPYLSVNVGSGTPAEAADWLEYLTTDQQTALARERAANGHPAPYRIPILGIGNESWDCGGNMSPEYYTSQLRVFSRFVRNFNPKQQGDDRMLKIAVGPGGGEPRFAEWTETVMKSWKGRQWSWDHMDGLSLHNYTVVRFPASYKSVGFGEQEYAEILQDTLKMDRLIREHSAIMDKYDPEKKVALVVDEWGAWYAQLPGTTPGFLAQQNSVRDAIIVALNINTFARYADRVRMANIAQMINVLQAMILTDGPKMVLTPTYHAFRMYVPFQGASVVPMTFDAGRYVKGSISLPRVDAMAAKDASGTLWISLTNVDPNQPAEIDTTVNGLAARSASGEVLTGPAIDSVNTFEAPQAVTPKPIAVRLQGNRLSVTLPPKSLTVVAVRP; from the coding sequence ATGTCCGCACTCTTCTCGCCTCGCGGCCCTCGTCGGCTCGCCCGTGCGTCCTCCATCGTCCTGACGGCCGCGGTCGTGGCACTCGTCGGCATCACGACGCGCGCCCAGCAGGCGCCCATCGCGATCACGCTCGATGCCGCCAGGCCAGGGCCGACGCTGAACCGGCACTTGTTCGGGCAGTTCGCCGAGCACCTCGGCAAGGGCATCTACGAAGGCATCTGGGTCGGCCCCGACTCCTCGATCCCGAACACGCGCGGCATCCGCAACGACGTGGTGGCGGCGTTGAAGGCACTGAAGGTGCCCAACGTGCGCTGGCCGGGCGGCTGCTTCGCCGACGAGTACCACTGGCGCAAGGGCATCGGTCCGCTGAAGGATCGTCCGGTGACGCTGAACCCGAACTGGGGCGGCGTCACCGAGCCGAACACGTTCGGCACCCACGAGTTCCTCGACTTCGTGGAACAGATCGGCGCCGATCCCTACCTGTCGGTCAACGTCGGGTCCGGCACCCCCGCCGAGGCCGCCGACTGGCTCGAGTACCTCACCACCGACCAGCAGACGGCGCTGGCCAGGGAGCGCGCCGCCAACGGCCACCCGGCGCCCTACCGCATTCCGATTCTGGGCATCGGCAACGAGAGCTGGGATTGCGGCGGCAACATGTCGCCCGAGTACTACACGAGCCAGCTGCGCGTGTTCAGCCGCTTCGTGCGCAACTTCAACCCGAAGCAGCAGGGCGACGACCGGATGCTGAAGATCGCCGTCGGCCCGGGCGGTGGCGAGCCGCGGTTCGCCGAGTGGACCGAGACGGTGATGAAGTCATGGAAGGGCCGCCAGTGGAGCTGGGACCACATGGACGGCCTCTCGCTGCACAACTACACCGTGGTGCGCTTCCCCGCGTCGTACAAGTCCGTGGGCTTCGGCGAGCAGGAGTACGCCGAGATCCTCCAGGACACGCTGAAGATGGACCGCCTCATCCGCGAGCACTCGGCGATCATGGACAAGTACGATCCCGAGAAGAAGGTGGCCCTCGTGGTCGACGAGTGGGGCGCGTGGTACGCCCAGCTCCCGGGCACGACGCCGGGCTTCCTGGCGCAGCAGAACAGCGTGCGCGACGCGATCATCGTGGCCCTCAACATCAACACGTTCGCCCGCTATGCCGACCGCGTGCGGATGGCCAACATCGCGCAGATGATCAACGTGCTGCAGGCGATGATCCTCACCGACGGCCCGAAGATGGTGTTGACGCCGACCTACCACGCGTTCCGCATGTACGTGCCCTTCCAGGGCGCCTCCGTGGTGCCGATGACCTTCGACGCGGGCCGCTACGTGAAGGGCAGCATCTCACTGCCACGCGTCGATGCCATGGCCGCGAAGGACGCGTCTGGCACGCTGTGGATCTCGCTCACCAACGTGGATCCCAACCAGCCGGCCGAGATCGACACCACCGTGAACGGGCTCGCGGCGCGCTCGGCGTCCGGCGAGGTGCTGACCGGCCCGGCCATCGACAGCGTCAACACCTTCGAGGCGCCGCAGGCGGTGACGCCGAAGCCGATCGCCGTGCGATTGCAGGGCAACCGGCTGTCGGTCACGCTGCCGCCGAAGTCCCTCACCGTGGTGGCGGTGCGCCCGTGA
- a CDS encoding alpha/beta hydrolase family protein, producing the protein MRRPACTRLLGAAAVAVTATVAAAQVQTEVPPPVAGARPAIVERIKVHGASLEGNLEGNAADRDVLVFLPPSYAKERTRRYATVYALHGYSIGAEQWIGEIHAPQTIEGAFAQGAAEMIVVVPDSKTRHNGSMYSSSVTVGDFERFVAKDLVAYVDAHYRTRVDRRSRGLVGHSMGGYGATRIGMKHADVFGSLYIMSPCCLSPRGPGQPNSDLEKTVAAAKGFEDVATLPFPMRAQLAAAAAWAPNPKNPPFYLDLPTKDGVPRPDVLARFAANAPLAFVDQWTGNLKRHAGIAIDVGDKDGLKTDATALHDALDRYGIANTFEIYPGTHTSGVAVRFQQHVLPFFSRTLCNADRCR; encoded by the coding sequence GTGAGGCGACCGGCGTGCACGCGCCTGCTCGGCGCCGCGGCTGTCGCCGTCACGGCGACCGTCGCCGCCGCCCAGGTGCAGACCGAGGTGCCGCCACCCGTCGCGGGCGCCAGGCCCGCCATCGTCGAGCGCATCAAGGTGCATGGCGCGTCGCTCGAGGGCAACCTCGAGGGCAACGCCGCCGACCGCGACGTGCTGGTGTTCCTGCCTCCGAGCTACGCGAAGGAACGGACGCGCCGGTACGCCACCGTCTACGCGCTGCACGGCTACTCGATCGGCGCCGAGCAGTGGATTGGCGAGATCCACGCGCCGCAGACCATCGAGGGCGCCTTCGCGCAGGGCGCCGCGGAGATGATCGTGGTGGTGCCCGATTCGAAGACGCGACACAACGGCTCGATGTACTCGAGCTCGGTCACCGTGGGCGACTTCGAGCGCTTCGTCGCGAAGGACCTGGTCGCCTACGTGGACGCCCACTACCGGACGCGAGTCGATCGGAGGAGCCGCGGCCTGGTCGGCCACTCGATGGGCGGCTACGGCGCGACGCGCATCGGGATGAAGCATGCAGACGTGTTCGGCAGCCTCTACATCATGAGCCCGTGCTGCCTGTCACCTCGCGGGCCGGGACAGCCCAACAGCGACCTCGAGAAGACGGTGGCTGCCGCGAAGGGCTTCGAGGATGTCGCGACGCTTCCCTTCCCGATGCGGGCGCAGTTGGCCGCGGCCGCCGCGTGGGCGCCGAACCCGAAGAACCCGCCGTTCTACCTCGACCTGCCCACGAAGGACGGCGTGCCCCGCCCCGACGTGCTCGCCAGGTTCGCCGCCAACGCGCCCCTGGCTTTCGTGGACCAGTGGACCGGCAACCTGAAGCGCCACGCCGGCATCGCCATCGACGTCGGCGACAAGGATGGACTCAAGACGGACGCGACCGCCCTGCACGACGCGCTCGACAGGTACGGCATCGCGAACACGTTCGAGATCTACCCGGGCACGCACACCAGCGGCGTCGCCGTGCGCTTCCAACAGCACGTGCTGCCGTTCTTCAGCCGCACGCTGTGCAACGCCGACCGGTGCCGCTGA
- a CDS encoding tetratricopeptide repeat protein, with amino-acid sequence MPVMPAIGLMALLALAQPADELTRLRQQAATFMADGSPARAVPLLERAVAARPDAADLRMELAEALYSAGAAAAASGDKAGAIRHWQAAEGHFKQVALLSPGMKELVDMRLLLLYDGDRLARPRDAEPLLRAQIAREPSMALYHVMLARALKDQQRLGACANVLAAAGKQVADADGMLLAMTTADLVAQTPIFGRADQRRLLEMVAALADKEIALNGDRKRDALQAKAGAYLLLAERVATTDAERAAYKQKGDAAFDEFHALAPARTGDGDPATASAAAREARLTAIMTLGDALRGHLAAGRTTEATALVDQGTRIYGANTEFWLAVSGAYHAAGDIDRAIGVLVKAVGLEPRNPERHHALATAHFDAATRNKALPPADQARHLTESLKAVDAALALDDAYMEAHVYRALVLKAQSTRETDPARKKALQSQADAAMARAQAIRAARTRGAD; translated from the coding sequence ATGCCCGTGATGCCAGCCATCGGCCTGATGGCCCTGCTTGCGCTCGCCCAGCCTGCCGACGAGCTCACTCGCCTGCGCCAGCAGGCGGCCACGTTCATGGCCGACGGTTCTCCGGCCAGGGCGGTGCCCTTGCTCGAACGGGCGGTCGCTGCACGCCCGGACGCGGCCGACCTGCGCATGGAGCTGGCCGAAGCGCTCTACAGCGCCGGGGCCGCGGCCGCCGCCAGCGGCGACAAGGCCGGCGCCATCCGGCACTGGCAGGCCGCCGAGGGGCACTTCAAGCAGGTCGCGCTGCTGTCTCCGGGGATGAAGGAGCTCGTCGACATGCGATTGCTGCTGCTGTACGACGGCGACCGCCTCGCGCGCCCCCGCGACGCCGAGCCGCTCCTCCGTGCACAGATCGCCCGGGAGCCATCGATGGCGCTGTACCACGTGATGCTGGCGCGGGCGCTGAAGGATCAGCAGCGCCTCGGGGCGTGCGCCAACGTGCTCGCCGCCGCCGGGAAGCAGGTCGCCGACGCCGACGGCATGTTGCTGGCGATGACGACGGCTGACCTGGTGGCGCAGACGCCCATATTCGGTCGCGCCGACCAACGGCGCCTGCTCGAGATGGTGGCGGCGCTGGCCGACAAGGAGATTGCGCTCAATGGCGACAGGAAGCGCGACGCGCTTCAGGCGAAGGCCGGGGCGTACCTCCTGCTGGCCGAGCGCGTGGCCACGACCGACGCCGAACGCGCCGCCTACAAGCAGAAGGGCGATGCCGCGTTCGACGAGTTCCACGCCCTCGCCCCGGCACGCACGGGCGATGGCGATCCGGCCACGGCGTCAGCCGCCGCGCGTGAGGCGCGCCTCACCGCCATCATGACGCTCGGCGACGCGCTGCGCGGCCATCTCGCGGCCGGACGTACGACGGAAGCGACGGCGCTGGTCGACCAGGGCACGCGCATTTATGGCGCCAACACGGAGTTCTGGCTCGCGGTGAGCGGCGCCTACCACGCCGCCGGCGACATCGACCGGGCCATCGGCGTCCTCGTGAAGGCCGTGGGCCTCGAGCCACGCAATCCCGAGCGGCACCACGCGCTCGCGACCGCCCACTTCGATGCCGCGACCCGGAACAAGGCCCTGCCGCCGGCTGACCAGGCGCGACACCTCACCGAGAGCCTGAAGGCCGTGGATGCCGCACTGGCGCTCGACGATGCCTACATGGAAGCGCACGTCTATCGCGCCCTCGTGCTCAAGGCGCAGTCGACGAGGGAGACCGACCCGGCGCGCAAGAAGGCCCTGCAGTCGCAGGCCGACGCGGCGATGGCGCGCGCGCAGGCCATCCGCGCCGCTCGCACCAGGGGAGCCGACTGA